TCTCATATGCTACTCTGtgatattatttaatttaaaaacaTAATACACTGTAATATTCTCCTTAATATGTCGTTCATTTAATGTTCTTAGAGTAACTAATAAACTAATTGCTACATTAATGTTAAATTTTCAATAACAAAAGGAACATAATTGaaactttaatatttttttattgttatttagaGTAAAAAACATTCTTTTAGcacaaacaaaaataataatgtaaacTACTTTTTAAAAACTATGGAGTATTAACTATTTGTCCAATTAAGAATTGAAATTCCAACATCAATTTACGTATACAAATTACATGTTCAGTCAACACAAGTGTGTTTACACATGAAAAATAATTTTTAAGTATCAGGAACACTTTTCTTGATCAATCCATGTTAGAAAAAGTTAGATATTATAGTCAAAATTGAATAAAAGGTTGCTGATAACCATAAATAGAAATTTGCAACATGTAATAAAAAAATTGCATCTTTCAAATCTCTACAAATCAAGTAATTTCTAAGCATGTGTGCACTTCATTTTGTAATAGATATtcaatgtatatgtatatttatttactagtatttaattgtcaaaaagaaagataaaCCGTTGAGCATTAacgatatgtacggagtacaaaatttATTAAATTCAGCGATCCTTTGTCATATTCATATCTCAACGTAGACTTTGTTGTCGTATTCCTACTGATACCATACTCCCTAAtcaactttttaataaaaataccatTCTTATTTCATCAAAAAGTTCAACCGATTTTTCTTCGGGATATTACAAATTATATTTTGATAATGATAACGTACTTCGTCTCGTTTACACTAGTGATGAAGTAACGAGCGTTTATTGGCCAAATCCATGGCAATTAGCATGGGAAGTAGGAAGGACTACTTATAACAATAGTAGATTTGCATTACTTGATACCAAAGGCCGATTTACGTCCACGGATGATTTTACATTTACAACGAGCGATTATGGAAGTACTCTTCAAAGAAGATTGACACTTGATGTTGATGGAAATATTAGGGTTTATACGCTTAATGAAAGAAAATGGATTGTTACATGGCAAGCAATTTCGTTCACGTGTAGAATTCATGGGACTTGTGGTTTAAATAGCCTTTGTACTTACAATTCGAAAATGGGAAGAAGAAGTTGCTCTTGCATGCAAGGGTATAAGCCGAAGAATCAATCGGATATGTCTTTAGGGTGTGAACCTACATTTAAGTTCGATAAAAATCTTGATAATTACGACTTTATAAAGCTCCCTTCGGTGGCGTTTTATGGATTTGATTCTTTGTACTTGAAAAACTCTACTCTTAAAGAATGTTACAAGGCCTGCTTAGATGACCCTAACTGCAAAGCCGTCCAATACACGTTTAATAACTTCTTTGAGTGTTATGGTAAGAGATTATTGTTTAGTGGTGTCTATAAAGGTGATCAACGCGAATCTTATCTCAAGTTGCCTAAGACGGAAGCTTTATTATATGATCAAAAGGTTGCCAAGGTGTCTCGTTTGAATTGCACAAGCTCTTTGGTTGTGTTGAAACGTACATATGCAAAAACGAGTGAAAATGGTTCTATAAAGTTTATGTTGTGGTTTAGCATCATCTTCGGTGCAATTGAATGTACATGCTTTATATTATTTTGTTATGTTACCAAACAACCGTCGGGTGCAACGACCCAATCTTACCTTGCAATTGCTACCGGATTCAAAAGGTTCACGTACAATGAGATATTGAAGGCATCTCATAAATTTAGAGATGAGGTTGGGAGAGGTGGTAGTGGTGTTGTGTACAAAGGCGTACTGCCTGATAATCGAGTGGTAGCAATTAAGGTACTCCATGAGGCTATGCAAGGAGAGACTGAATTTCTAGCGGAATTGAGCACAATTGGGAGGATTAATCACAAAAACTTGGTCGAAACATACGGTTATTGTGCACAAGGAAAGCATAGGATCTTAGTGTTTGAGTACATGGAGAATGGCTCGTTAGCCGGGAAGTTAGGTGGTAATGAGCTAGATTGGAACAAGATTTTGAAAATCACTACCGGTGTAGCAAAAGGGCTAGCTTACCTACACGAAGAATGCTTAGAATGGGTTTTGCATTGTGATGTTAAACCACATAACATATTATTAGATGTGGATTATAACCCAAAAGTGGCGGATTTTGGCTTGTCTAAACTATTCCAACAAGATGTAAGAGACAATTCTGTATTTTCTAGGATAAGAGGGACAAGAGGGTATATGGCTCCCGAATGGGTGTTTAATCTTCCAATTACGTCAAAAGTGGACGTTTATAGCTATGGAATGGTGGTTCTAGAAATGATAACGGGACGAAGTGCCACGTGTGATACAACAAGTGATGGTAATGATGGGGTTGACCAAAAAAGACTTGTGAGTTGGGTGAGAGAAAAGCTTGAAGAGGATAATGTAGATGTAAAGATGATGGAGATATTGAATCCTAAAATGGGGAATGAATATGATGAAGTTCAAATGAAGAATCTCTTAAAAGTGGCTCTACAATGTGTGGAGGAAGATAAAGATGTCAGGCCTACCATGAGTGAGGTGGTGAATGTTCTCCGTGATTCTCACATGGATGATTAGTCTATTACAATTAAATCAACCATGTACTTTGTAAAGAAAACACTATGTACTTTGTAAAATATGTTTAATACGCAAAATTGAGACACTAAAATGCTGTGTTTCTATTTGATGCATTTTTTTGCagtgcttttatttttttattgttcATGCATTAATTCTGGTCCATGCTTACAAAAGATGCAGATAACTTAGTTTTAGTGTTTCATTACTTTGGTCCCAAAAAAAACAATCTGGTCTAATTGGTTAGGGCCAAAATGTCACTAAAAATGTATAATCCGAAACATACGACCTAAAAAGATTGCATCTTTTGTGAGGTATGGAATGAAAGGAATGTTGGGTTAATTACTTTATGCAAGATATGattc
This genomic stretch from Rutidosis leptorrhynchoides isolate AG116_Rl617_1_P2 chromosome 11, CSIRO_AGI_Rlap_v1, whole genome shotgun sequence harbors:
- the LOC139875567 gene encoding putative receptor protein kinase ZmPK1; protein product: MVLNRGDESGGVGWSMAVVVFKEMKWCRVVSLPSHTSNRSFVIFISQRRLCCRIPTDTILPNQLFNKNTILISSKSSTDFSSGYYKLYFDNDNVLRLVYTSDEVTSVYWPNPWQLAWEVGRTTYNNSRFALLDTKGRFTSTDDFTFTTSDYGSTLQRRLTLDVDGNIRVYTLNERKWIVTWQAISFTCRIHGTCGLNSLCTYNSKMGRRSCSCMQGYKPKNQSDMSLGCEPTFKFDKNLDNYDFIKLPSVAFYGFDSLYLKNSTLKECYKACLDDPNCKAVQYTFNNFFECYGKRLLFSGVYKGDQRESYLKLPKTEALLYDQKVAKVSRLNCTSSLVVLKRTYAKTSENGSIKFMLWFSIIFGAIECTCFILFCYVTKQPSGATTQSYLAIATGFKRFTYNEILKASHKFRDEVGRGGSGVVYKGVLPDNRVVAIKVLHEAMQGETEFLAELSTIGRINHKNLVETYGYCAQGKHRILVFEYMENGSLAGKLGGNELDWNKILKITTGVAKGLAYLHEECLEWVLHCDVKPHNILLDVDYNPKVADFGLSKLFQQDVRDNSVFSRIRGTRGYMAPEWVFNLPITSKVDVYSYGMVVLEMITGRSATCDTTSDGNDGVDQKRLVSWVREKLEEDNVDVKMMEILNPKMGNEYDEVQMKNLLKVALQCVEEDKDVRPTMSEVVNVLRDSHMDD